The following is a genomic window from Rhinoderma darwinii isolate aRhiDar2 unplaced genomic scaffold, aRhiDar2.hap1 Scaffold_733, whole genome shotgun sequence.
AGCTTCAGCTGACAGGATGTCTGGTCGTGGTAAAGGAGGAAAAGGTCTCGGAAAGGGCGGTGCTAAGCGGCACAGgaaggtgctccgtgataacatccagggcatcaccaagcctgcaatccgccgtctagctcgcaggggaggcgtcaaacgcatctccggtctcatctatgaagagactcgcggcgtgctgaaggttttcctggagaacgtcatccgtgacgccgtcacctacaccgagcacGCCAAGAGGAAGACTGTCACCGCTATGGACGTGGTGTACGCG
Proteins encoded in this region:
- the LOC142729715 gene encoding histone H4; this encodes MSGRGKGGKGLGKGGAKRHRKVLRDNIQGITKPAIRRLARRGGVKRISGLIYEETRGVLKVFLENVIRDAVTYTEHAKRKTVTAMDVVYALKRQGRTLYGFGG